One segment of Gammaproteobacteria bacterium DNA contains the following:
- a CDS encoding amino acid-binding protein, which produces MAAWFMITLVGEDQPNIVASVTRALFEAQCHLGETSMIRLGGNFTIMMMVKYNGEEDGLSQLLQPLSDKLHLRLHVDPITGHLHQHRQPDVRISVFSADRPGIVAKATGSLADAGLDITDLESDVGGSETKPIYIMHIEGVAKNGIDALESAVADIRQNGIDVTLTPIELMIG; this is translated from the coding sequence ATGGCAGCCTGGTTTATGATCACCCTGGTTGGCGAAGACCAGCCTAATATTGTTGCCTCGGTGACACGTGCCTTATTTGAGGCACAGTGTCATTTAGGCGAGACCTCAATGATACGCCTCGGGGGTAATTTCACTATCATGATGATGGTGAAATACAACGGCGAGGAAGACGGTTTGTCACAACTACTGCAACCGTTATCCGATAAGCTACACCTTCGTCTCCACGTTGATCCCATCACCGGACATTTACACCAGCACAGACAGCCGGACGTGCGTATCTCTGTTTTCAGCGCAGACCGTCCAGGCATCGTCGCCAAGGCAACCGGTAGTCTTGCCGATGCTGGACTGGATATAACTGATCTAGAGTCAGACGTAGGCGGCTCCGAAACAAAACCTATCTATATCATGCATATCGAAGGCGTGGCTAAAAACGGAATCGACGCACTAGAATCAGCGGTTGCTGACATCCGTCAAAACGGTATAGATGTCACCCTTACGCCTATTGAGTTGATGATCGGGTAG
- the def gene encoding peptide deformylase: MAVKEILTYPDERLKRLAEKVERFDSELRDLIADLEQTRQAGPAAVGIAAPQIGYNKRIVIVDVSGRKKTHNHGYLVLVNPEITEWEGFEVGREGCLSVPDYTGNVIRAEKISLQAYDPQGNTIKIETHGFEARAIQHELDHLDGLLFLDRLVSRRNDLFERKNYK, translated from the coding sequence ATGGCTGTAAAGGAGATTCTGACCTACCCCGACGAACGCCTGAAAAGACTCGCGGAAAAAGTCGAACGTTTTGATAGCGAGCTACGCGATTTGATCGCTGACCTTGAGCAAACGCGGCAGGCAGGTCCAGCGGCTGTTGGAATTGCAGCGCCGCAAATTGGTTATAACAAACGTATTGTCATCGTTGATGTGTCCGGTCGGAAAAAAACGCACAACCATGGATATCTCGTTCTCGTTAACCCGGAAATTACCGAATGGGAAGGCTTCGAGGTAGGACGGGAGGGCTGTCTATCAGTGCCTGACTACACCGGCAACGTCATCCGTGCCGAGAAAATCTCTCTGCAGGCCTATGATCCCCAGGGAAACACCATCAAAATAGAAACGCATGGCTTTGAGGCAAGGGCCATACAACATGAACTCGACCATCTTGATGGTTTACTGTTCTTAGATCGCCTGGT